The genomic window acaaagattttttagatattttaccaaaaaaaagCGTCGAATATGGAATTATGGATGcgatagaaaaaataaaaacctTAGCTGTTCATAAATTTGTGGAAAGTAttgatatttatttatcttttaatcaaaaaaagtcgaaaatgacaaaaaatgataatataaaaactttTATAACATTCCCccacaatttaaaaaaaaagagggaaaaaaaaatttacgtaGTAACTAATAGAAACCTTTATAAGACAGCAACTGATGCAGGTAAAacttatatttgtttttatgtttaatCTGTTTATGAGAAATGGAGGAAGCAttggacaaaaaaaaaagataaacatatatatatacaaacatacaaataagtatatttacttatacgtacatatacatacatatacttatacgtacatatacatacatatacttatacgtacatatacatatacatacacatacatatgaaaaaattaatttatttttatatatattccttttgACAAGTttatcctttattttttcctataaGCATTATTCTTGTGTAATGTGGAAAGTATAGTGTTCGTTCTTTCCTAATGCAAGCATTGTTGTGTGAgttgttgtatatatataattatataatgcgtatatacatacagaGATAAAACACGTATTATGCACATTTTTTGAGTACacaagtaaaaattaataagatagatgatatatataacataaaccattttaaagaatattatatttttctttaccGCACATTTCTGTATTTTTATGCCCTTCATTTTTAAATCCCCTAATCATtacttctttcttttttcctataTGCAAAACCGCGTGCGCAGGAGCTGATGTTGTAGGGGAAGATGACTTggtgaacaaaataaaggagaaggaaataaaattaaaaaaaaaaaataataattttttattatgcacAAATGATGTAATACATAAACTAACTCGTGTTGGTAAGGAAGTTGGAAGAAAGGGATTGATGCCTAATGAAAAATCAGGTACATTAGTTAGTGAATTTTTATTAGCAAAAcatataaaactttttaaatttgagaatacatatatatttaagctaaataaattgaatacattaaatttaaatgttgGGGATGTTTATATGTCTAGTGacgaaataaaagaaaacatcTGTTATTTGTTTGAATATCTTGATAACCTagaattttttcattttaattcaaaaaatttgaaaaccATTTATTTAAGTGCTACCATGGGATTCCCATtcaagataaaaaaaaatttcttgtAAAATTTACGTAccagtataaaaaaaaaaagaaaaaagaaaaaggaaaaaggaaagaatgaaaggttgtttttttcatttttcctgTACACGTTTgttgtatgtgtatgtatataatacctTGTTACTTAACTCCTATATAGGATGTTCATGTATGTGTTCGGGGAAAAACTTCCTTTTTACGAAACtatgttttttcattacactatttttttttttttttttttttgtacgcaaagtaaacaataatatacataatttgtGGAATCTGCAAAGTTTTTCTTCTAAAATTGGCTTTAAACATTATCGAAATTTATTCGTTCTTTatgcacatatttatatatatgtgtacacatacatatttactgTTACAtccatatgaatataaaccATATGGGCGGACACACACATAGACATCCATCAGCATTTAAACTTGAGCACTTAGTTATGCAAATATTCACGAATATGAACGTTCGAACATAATGTTCATAAGTAAGgatctatattttattttatttttgttgagGTAATGGCATAtctataaaatgtaaaaaaaaaaataataaaataaaaaaaatatctaattattcgatatataaataaaggaTTATCatcttatataaaatatgtaagaACTTCTTGTTCTTCTacttctacttttttttttttagttaacACAATAAATGATATTGCTTTCATcaagtattttttatgagtaactgaaaaaaaaaaaaaaaagaaaaaaaacatatacatacatatgtgtacttatttattttatattatgatatatagAATAACTCACAATAGTATATCAATTtagtgcattttttttttttttaatatgattaaatgtttttctaaattgtataatttttgaaatgcAAAATGAGCCTACATACAAATACAggttattttatcttattttatttttttttaaatgtaccATAACATCAGAAggaataacaataataaaaaaaatttcaaatttGCAATGCGCTCACGTGAAGCTGTAATAACACTCATTTTAAAACATCACctattcttattttcttaaGTAAGCccatgttttatttatttaatttgtagataataagtttatatattgtatatgcatattatgtgaaaaaatgttcataaaaaGTATGTAAGTGTACAAGAGCGCGTATAAAGTTGAGATACGTACATATAACACCTCTACCAATATGACCACATCATAAGTAGCAGTTGAAAAGGCTTCAGAAGTAAGAAGTacttgtaattttatttttttattttttctgatgatttgattttttttgtttttcggtttttttattatttataaatataatttcttctTCTCTAATTTTTATGGGGTTGTATTCTATACTACTATGAAAAATGCATACAAGAAACAAATCGATGTTACATTACATATAAAGCAAATCACAAATATTGTAGAAAATCTTCTGAAAAATAATGCGGAggattcattttatataaagcaggtaatttattatttttattttatttattatcttACGCATTATTCTATTGATGATGATTCAACACAAATTTTGCACAGGAATAGAACAAggctatttttaaaattaaatgaacgattaaaaattataagcaCAGCAGTTCTATACATAATTAAGAATGACATATTTTCATACaatgatattattttaaacaaggaatttgtaatattagaaaattatgaaaatgaaaattatgttCTTCGAAATTACTTAGCTAGTGTGGAGAGAGGAAAGAAAACACATTATATAGATTTcttaaaagtaaaagtaaaaaatgaacagTTATTACCCTTTATGACTATAATAAGTTGCAGtacttataataaattagaaaacCTATACATCTTTATGGTTATAACTGCATACATAATTTACACTTATTTGGAAAAATACAATGTAAGAAAAGGGGATCTATTAATAGAtgacatgtacatgtacatcaGTGATAAATATAGAATGAATGGCTACCTTATATGTGTTAACAAAGTAATAAATGTTGTTATAAGTTTTTATGTTAACTTGTTAAATTTGGGAAAACATGAACTGATAAGTGTACTTACTGGAGGGGGGTGCAACGTAGCCGAAAAAAGAAGCGCTAACATGGGTAACAGTGGAAGCATTGACCATTGTGAAAATAAAAGCCTTAACAGCAATAGTACTAATAGTGATAATAACAGCGGATTAAGACGCATCAGTAGAAAAATTGATGATAAAGACAGTAACAATGACTACTATAATGCATGTGAGGGTGAAGCAAAATACCGTAAAGCAGCTATTGATTGTGTCTATATAGAAGAATTCACAGACAAGATTTGGATATATAGAAAGTTGAAGTATCTGTTTAAAACCATATGCAATggtttattattaattttagaaaatttaGTATGTGTTAATTACTTAACGTTTATTACGTTAGATGTTTTTGTATTAGTTTCTAAATATAATCCCTCctttatagtaaaaaataggaagatagtaataaacttattttgtaaatatgcTTTAAATTcacaattatttttcttttttaaaaataagttttatggcattttttttcaaaatgataaattattaacgTTAGAGATTTTTTCATCTACGGTCAATTGTATTTTAGAAAAACTAGAcaataaatatgataatattcgtgatttatttcttttgctgtttttctatattatttacattaagCTTTATTTAGTagaaaaattgaagaaaaatataaattgtgATCGTTttgatcatttttttcttttggcATTAAATTCTTTGAACAACTACCTATgtcatttaataataatttggaATTTTAAGAAGCCTATTTTTAACTCCCTTAATGAATTAGTTAGTGAATATATAGGTGTATACATTTTGGCAGTAAATAATTTCCTGATCCAAGATCAAGTAATATtctcagaaaaaaaaaaagaagaaaaggaagtggcaaaagaaatagaaaaagggcaactttttttaacttattttcccaatgaaaatgtaaaagaaCAACGCGTCAGCTACACCCATAGAAGTAAAAGAGATTATGAAgggtatattcatataatgaaAACGCTAGAGATTACAATGAAAGAGACTGCCAATGTACCAACAGTTGATCACTCTTATATAGAGGGGGGAAATGAAGGAacattaaattatgaaaacagattaaaaaaaaaagatgaggGACCAAGACCAATTAGCAATGATAGGAATTCTTATAACTTGATTAATAACAATACTGGGGATGATtctttagaaaaatattgtaataatgGGTCCATAtcaaaaatttgtaaaacgTTGATACGAGATTTTTACAAAATCATAgttgtatgtacgtataaaacgaaagacaaaaaaaaattctttgaAATTGTCAtaagttattttaaaaaaataaatcccatacaaataaattttgtgaaatattattttattaatatcatactaccttttaaaaaatttcttaatgatatttacataaaaaaaagactattttatatatgtagtttTATTATgcgaagaaaaaattttgaagagGTAAAAAAGTACCTCTTCAGTGAAATTgcttttttatgttattatattttgaatatgttAAGTATATTGAAGTATTCTCCATTTCTCTTTAATTATTTAGAATCTAATCTAAATATCATTGATATTAACTATTTGAACAAATCTTTACTTGATCAAGAGTTTAAAATACacttttacaaattttataaaaataacatagactattttttcttactttTGAATTGTTGcaaaaaggaatattttgttatgccaataataatctataacatttatattttttatgaaataacaAAGAATATTTCCTTCTACTTTGCGTGTAGCAAatcatgtataaataaattattctacTACTACAGTTGtactaatttaattaaactttttttattatttttcaaatttttgaaaaaaatttattactaCAATGAGGAAGgcaattttatgaaaattaacCAAGTAGACAACTCCATCAGGAATCATTATTACGGGCAAATAATAACTTATTTCATaaagcatatttttaaaaaaaaaaaaaaatttgctcatttttttattaacttttttgttGATTTGTACCTATATAACAAGCTAAATAAAAGTGTCTCTTTTGTCTTCCTcttttatcaaaattttgaTATACGCATGTACCTGTCCCTTTTGAGGgttttgtttaaattttcGTTTTTCCTTCATAGAAGGGGAAAATGGATATACGCAGTAGAAGGAATATCAGAAAAAGGAGAAGAAGGAGTGGCATGCAAAGAAGAACTATACCAAGGTAGTGCAAACGAGGAATTAGAGAACAGAAGAATGTATCTCTTAACCAACGTAATTAACGATATTTTTTTGGAATTAAAATTTGATATACTAcaggaaaatttttatgaaattattaaagacaggaaggaaaaaatatgcataaaaaatcattataagtataacaaaattcatctatttattttaactttaCTAAAATCGGATTTATTGTACAGCcgttataaaaatgaacacaAGTTTGATCTAAACATAAATGATttctttgtttattttattctggAAAAGAATTCCTTTGTTTTCAATTGTTTACTTGCAAAGTCATCTATTCATTCCTATAAGgtaatgaaattttataaacgatttctttcttattttaaggtaaatatagaaaaaattgcaaaagaaaaaaaaaaagaaaaggacgATATGGGTACGTTTTATGAGGAGAAAATAGATAAGAATAGGAGTTGTCATCTTACCatattgaatttattttttaaaaaattcaagaATATAAATGTGCGTAATGGTTATATAGGGCCAAATTACTCAGTATTTAGTGGTGTGTGTAGCTGGGGAAATAGGGGTATATACCAAGAGGACGATCCACCGTATTATTGTGAAAGACTATCTCAGTGCGTCTTAGATAAAGTAAACCGTGGAAGACATAGGACCAAAGGGGGTGAAGAAGTAAGGGAAGTGGAGAACAAAGAAGAAGAAGTAGAACAACAGCAGGAACAACCGCAGGAACAGCAGCAGGAACAACCTCAGGAACAACCGCAGGAACAACCGCAGGAACAGCAGCACGAACAACCTCAGGAACAACCTCAGGAACAACAGCAAGAACGCCAGTTAAAGCAGATCCCCATGAAAAAGATGAGAAAAAGCAACAAAAGAGATGAAGTAAGTTTTAACGCATACAACAtaattttcctatttttgGGATATAACTTAATACTGAATTGCTTGAAATATAAAGAgatgaataaaaaagaatcaTTTCTTATGCTTGCTAATATGTTTGATATGTTTTTgaataaactaaaaaaaggaaataatttAAGAGAACATAAAtgcttattaaaaaatgcagAATACTTTCTTAACCTAATTTACATAATAGATGCTtatcaattaaaaataacaaataagtTAATAACTATTCTTAATGAGGaagataataattattcGGTAAATTTTCCAATAAGTTCAGTATtactaaataataaattagaaacacacaaaaaaaattatgtagataaatttttttcaaacagtgtgtacaatttttacttaaataacattcatatatacaaatgttggaaaaatttaacaatttataaaaatataatttttaatgacaattttttttattttaatacttGCACAGTTCTTTGTATATTTGATCATGTcttatatgaattaatagaaaatattaaaaaacaaataatcgAAAGAAGAATGGAAATTAGTTGTAGAATTAATCCAGAACACGCAGAGCAACAGAAGGAtgctttatataaaataatcgataattacatacacataatttacataaacaATGTTTTAACTTTCATATCTGTTTACTCAAAAGAatgttgttatatatattctctatttgatttttacataaaaattaattcttttttcaatgaaatatttcaaataagtTACGAGTCGTGTAGCATTGAAAATGTATCATGTATGAAAGtgaaaaattttgaaaaaaagttAACAGATGATATGATCTTTGATTTACCCACAAACAGTAAAGGATATgaaaatattcaaatgaaTAGTGATACAAATGatattatagaaaatatttacacCTTTTTAATTTCGGTTCTTCCATTTTTCCAAATAGATACAAacgaaattataaatttatatattgaattTACTCATGgtaattatatgcatatagtAAAGTACTTTGAACATAACAAAAGGGTTTTACTTATAACTGGTagatgtttatattttatatatggagATGAAGCAATGAATATTAATTACAATGAAGAAGTGCtatcaaaattttcatcTAATATAATACTATGTAATAAGTACTTTTTTACAAgtataatttacatttatatgcaGAGTTGTATATTCGTGCATAATCCAgtgcacatatattatttattaaaaaacattactagtataaacaaaaatatattaagtcCAGATGTGAAAAAGTACTTACTAAGTATATACTTCTTGAAGAGGAaggaattttatttttgcagaATGTTCGCTCAAAGTGTGTTCTGCGATCTGGATAAAAGGGATGGATTGAGAAGCGAACAGAATGAAGAGCAGTCGAAAGAACGGAGGAACGAGCAACCGAACGAATCACCTAAGAAGGATGCAAATTTTACATATGACCTCAAG from Plasmodium malariae genome assembly, chromosome: 13 includes these protein-coding regions:
- the RPL1 gene encoding 50S ribosomal protein L1, apicoplast, putative, with product MTNKNGLRAIIEILFIIYITTCSYVSESYIIKDSYCYHIAKIINLNCNYRRNLLKNKQISYTKVHNLSSPTITPPNNAKNYDTLENVKLKKKDKKILKKYKDFLDILPKKSVEYGIMDAIEKIKTLAVHKFVESIDIYLSFNQKKSKMTKNDNIKTFITFPHNLKKKREKKIYVVTNRNLYKTATDAGADVVGEDDLVNKIKEKEIKLKKKNNNFLLCTNDVIHKLTRVGKEVGRKGLMPNEKSGTLVSEFLLAKHIKLFKFENTYIFKLNKLNTLNLNVGDVYMSSDEIKENICYLFEYLDNLEFFHFNSKNLKTIYLSATMGFPFKIKKNFL